A single genomic interval of Aphidius gifuensis isolate YNYX2018 linkage group LG6, ASM1490517v1, whole genome shotgun sequence harbors:
- the LOC122859322 gene encoding melanotransferrin, translating into MVILKSFDIRMLCLIVVLICQLVEGQYYGSVDNYENKTVTWCTVSKPEQNKCIAFSQAVERERKFFEQHYIQLKCRQAFNKEECMTLLDNDIAQLTTLDPGEVFVGGRYHSLLPISQEVYSDGLNYQYAVAVIKKNSLSDVNSIHNLRGKKACFAGVGMLAGWITPIHTLMKEGALEIIDCNNQVKSAGKFFGPSCAVNSLIDRYNPSGDNSDKLCKLCIGEIPGGRCTNSDPYSGYEGAFRCLAENAGEISFLVHTTVQEMTSTNYDLNSIKKEQFELLCRDGTRKNIDEYKYCNWGNVPSRAIVVSSATDVNIRKIYQKFLQKTVDILGKNTNFGINSTNDDKSNNYDNNNYYNQQNNEKDLLYDNKKSYDPNLPESSNGNIYNSWGSLNKNYNSSYYNRDGYGSSNNDDLQNNPPSVLPLEVFNLFESSPRYGLQHNLLFSDSARGFISLAEKDQTYSYYLGNNIENSILGVRQCPVNKMTLCVTSEPEQEKCIKMKTALKAQLLKPELICYKGHSQMHCMQAIKNGQADITVLDASDVYTAGLRFDLIPFISEVYNLPTPEYYVVVVAKESDPTTDITFLKNKNTCHPGIYTAAGWVYPMAYLLSNGWMRGYGCDSIRAAAEYFSKSCVPGALSTEYNTRVPYNNMCDLCHGVSYRYCRRDASEDYFGYTGAFRCLVEGGGDVAFVKHTTVSENTDGKRREYWARNTFTKDFELLCPDGTRMPSTDYHKCNLGKVKANAIVTRGGEYGYNETQINAYINLLMYAQQFYGRKEADEFSFSMFESPRPFSDLIFQDATQQLIIIPKEMREFSKWLGPDFMRARRVVDCNAGAAEIKFSLFASISTMIFAFYFSR; encoded by the exons ATGGTGATTCTCAAAAGTTTTGACATACGAATGTTATGTCTTATTGTTGTTTTGATTTGTCAACTTGTTGAAG GTCAATATTATGGATCAgttgataattatgaaaataaaacagtaaCCTGGTGTACAGTATCAAAACCTGAACAAAATAAATGCATTGCATTTTCACAAGCAGTTGAAAGAGAACGTAAATTTTTCGAACAacattatatacaattaaaatgtCGACAAGCATTTAATAAGGAAGAATGTATGACACTTTTGGATAATGATATTGCCCAGCTAACAACACTTGATCCTGGTGAAGTATTTGTTGGTGGTAGATATCACAGTTTATTACCAATAAGTCAAGAAGTATATAGTGATggattaaattatcaatatgctgttgctgttattaaaaaaaattcattgagtGATGTTAATAGTATACATAATTTACGTGGTAAAAAAGCATGTTTTGCTGGTGTTGGAATGTTAGCTGGTTGGATAACACCAATTCATACACTTATGAAAGAAGGTGcacttgaaataattgattgtAATAATCAAGTTAAATCAGCTGGTAAATTTTTTGGACCAAGTTGTGCTGTTAATTCACTTATTGATCGTTATAATCCATCTGGTGATAATTCAGATAAACTTTGTAAACTTTGTATTGGTGAAATACCTGGTGGTAGATGTACAAATAGTGATCCATATTCTGGTTATGAAGGTGCATTTCGTTGTCTTGCTGAAAATGCTGgtgaaatatcatttttagtaCATACAACTGTACAAGAAATGACATCAAcaaattatgatttaaattcaattaaaaaagaacaatttgaattattatgtcGTGAtggaacaagaaaaaatattgatgaatataaatattgtaattggGGTAATGTACCATCACGTGCAATTGTTGTATCATCAGCAACTGATgttaatattagaaaaatatatcaaaaatttttacaaaaaacagTTGATATATTaggtaaaaatacaaattttggtattaattcaacaaatgatgataaatcaaataattatgataataataattattataatcaacaaaataatgaaaaagatttattatatgataataaaaaaagttatgatCCAAATTTACCTGAATCATCAAatggtaatatatataattcatggggttcattaaataaaaattataattcaagttATTATAATCGTGATGGTTATGgttcatcaaataatgatgatttacaAAACAATCCACCATCAGTATTACCACTtgaagtatttaatttatttgaatcatcaCCAAGATATGGATTACagcataatttattattttctgattCAGCAAGAGGTTTTATATCACTTGCTGAAAAAGATCAAACATATTCATATTATCTtggtaataatattgaaaattcaatacttGGTGTTCGTCAATGTCCAGTTAATAAAATGACACTGTGTGTTACATCAGAACCAGAACaagaaaaatgtattaaaatgaaaacagCATTAAAAGCACAGTTATTAAAACCAGAATTAATATGTTACAAAGGACATAGTCAAATGCATTGTATGCAAGCTATTAAAAATGGACAAGCTGATATAACAGTATTGGATGCAAGTGATGTTTATACTGCTGGTTTACGTTTTGATTTAATACCATTTATATCAGAGGTATATAATCTTCCAACACCAGAATattatgttgttgttgttgctaaaGAATCTGATCCAACAACAgatataacatttttaaaaaataaaaatacatgtcatCCTGGTATTTATACTGCTGCTGGTTGGGTTTATCCAATGgcatatttattatcaaatggtTGGATGCGTGGTTATGGATGTGATTCAATACGTGCTGCTgctgaatatttttcaaaatcatgTGTACCTGGTGCATTGAGTACTGAATATAATACACGTGTaccatataataatatgtGTGATCTTTGTCATGGTGTTAGTTATCGTTATTGTCGTCGTGATGCATCAGAAGATTATTTTGGTTATACTGGTGCATTTAGATGTCTTGTTGAGGGTGGTGGTGATGTTGCATTTGTTAAACATACAACTGTATCGGAAAATACTGATGGTAAAAGACGTGAGTATTGGGCTAGAAATACATTTACCAAagattttgaattattatgtcCTGATGGTACAAGAATGCCATCAACTGATTATCATAAATGTAATTTGGGTAAAGTTAAAGCTAATGCTATTGTTACAAGAGGTGGAGAATATGGATATAATGAAACACAAATTAATgcttatattaatttgttgatgtaTGCACAACAATTTTATGGTAGAAAAGAAGCTGATGAATTTAGTTTTAGTATGTTTGAAAGTCCAAGACCATTTAGTGATCTTATATTTCAAGATGCAacacaacaattaattattataccaAAAGAAATGAGAGAATTTAGCAAATGGCTTGGACCTGATTTTATGAGAGCCAGAAGAGTTGTTGATTGTAATGCTGGAGCAgcagaaattaaattttcattatttgcaTCAATTTCTACTAtgatttttgctttttatttttcacgataa